A segment of the Superficieibacter sp. HKU1 genome:
ACTGACCACCAGCGTGATGGACGCGATGATGGAACTCAGCCGCACCGGGCTTGGGCTGGTGGCGGTCTGCGACGACGACGCACGGGTACAGGGCGTGTTTACCGACGGCGATCTGCGCCGCTGGCTGGTAGGCGGCGGCGCGTTAACCGCTGACGTTGGCGGGGCGATGACCCGGGGCGGCATTACGCTTCAGGCCGACAGCCGCGCCGTTGATGCTAAAGAGATCCTGATGAAGCGCAAAATTACTGCCGCGCCGGTGGTGGACGCTCAGGGTAAACTCACTGGCGCGATTAACCTGCAGGATTTCTACCAGGCCGGTATCCTCTAGGATTTTAACCCCAGACGTTTCGCCAGCCGGTGCAGGTTGGCGACGTCCGTTTCCAGCAGCCTGGCGCTGGCCGCCCAGTTACCCTCGCTTTGCCCCAGCGCGCGGGTAATCAACTCCCGCTGAAAGCGTTCGGTCGCGTCGCGCAGATTGGCGCCCGCGGTCGGGGGCTGAACGCTGGCGGCGGCGGGCGCGGCGGGTTCATCATGCAGCGCAAAATGCTGCGCCTCCAGCACGACCTCTTCATCCGTTGTTGCGGCCCGCGCCAGCACCACCGCCCGGTGGATGGCGTGCTCCAGTTCGCGCACGTTGCCCGGCCAGCCGTAGCTCAGCAGATGCGCCCGCGCGCCGGGGCTTAACACGACCCGCGACAGCCCAAGCCGGGCGCGGCACTGCTCGCAAAAATAGCCCGCCAGCAGGATGACATCCTCCCCTCTTTCGCGTAGCGGCGGCACCGAAAGCGGAAACACGCTCAGCCGATGAAACAGGTCGGCGCGAAAACGTCCGGCCAGCACCTCTTCGCGCAGATCGCGGTTGGTCGCTGCCAGCACGCGCACGTCGACCCGCAGGCTGCGATCGTCTCCGACCCGCTGAATATCGCCATACTGCAATACGCGAAGCAGCTTGGCCTGTAACGCCAGCGACAGCTCGCCTATTTCATCAAGGAACAGCGTGCCGTTATCCGCCATCTCAAATTTACCGCTGCGGTTGCTAATCGCGCCGGTAAACGCCCCCTTAACATGCCCGAATAGCTCGCTCTCCGCCACGCTCTCCGGCAGCGCTGCGCAGTTAAGGTAGACCAGCGGACTGGCCCCGCGCGGCGATCCTTCGTGGATGGCTTTCGCCACCAGCTCTTTACCCGTACCGGTTTCTCCGCCGATCAGCACATTGAGGTCCGAGGCCGCGACGATGGCGATCTCTTTTTTCAGCTGCGTCATATTGTCCGACAGGCCGATCATCTCCTGCCCCGCCGTCTGCCCGTAACCGCGCGTCTCGCCCGGCAACACGTTCTGGCTTTCAAGCTGGGCAATCAGGAGCGCATTATTCAGCGCGCCCGCCACCAGCGCGGCGATCAGCCGCAGTTCTTCATCGCTGAAATTATCAAAGCGGTCGGCGGACATGCCGTCGAGGGTCAGCGCGCCGATCAGATTTTGCCCGGCGAACAGCGGCAGTCCGACGCAGGCGTGTACCTTCAGACTCTCCTGACCGGGGATCAGACCGTCGTAAGGGTCGGGCAAATCGCTGTCTGCCGGGAACCGCACCACGTCACCCGCGCGGGCAATCGCTTCCAGACGCGGATGCCCGGCCAGCGCAAACCGCCGCCCAAGCACATCCTGCGCCAGCCCGTCGATCGCCAGCGGAATAAACTGGTGCGCCTCATAGCGCAGCAGCGCCGAAGCATCGCAGCCCAGCGCCTGTCGCAGCGTGGCGATCAGTCGCGCAAAACGATCCTGATGGCCGATATCGCGCTGCAATTCAATGGCGATCTTCGCCAGTACTTCAACCGAAAAGCCCATCCCACCTCATTGTCTTTTTGACTATTCGCTTTGTCATATTGACCGTCATGATGATAGTCATTTTGACATCACCAATACAAGCGTTAATTATATTATCCAATATAAACATGCGCTTAAAAACTGGCACGCTTATTGATTATAGCTATACATCTTTGATCAATATTCAGCTTACGATAGAGGTTATGATGGCTATTCTGGTAAAAAATAATATTCAGTGGGTGGGGCAACGTGACTGGGAAGTACGTGATTTTCACGGCACCGAATATAAAACGCTGCGCGGCAGCAGCTACAACAGTTATCTGATCCAGGAAGGAAAAAACGTTCTGATCGATACCGTCGATCACAAATTCAGCCGCGAGTTCGTGCAGAACCTGCGCACGAAGATCGATCTGGCGAAAATCGATTACATCGTGATTAACCACGCGGAAGAAGATCACGCCGGTGCGCTGACCGAACTGATGTCTAATATTCCGCATACCCCGATTTACTGTACCGCCAACGCGATTGACTCCATTAACGGCCACCATCATCACCCGGAGTGGAACTTCAACGTGGTGAAAACCGGTGATGCGCTGGATATCGGCAACGGCAAGCAGCTGATCTTCGTTGAAACGCCGATGCTGCACTGGCCGGACAGCATGATGACCTATATGACCGGCGACGCGGTGCTGTTCAGCAACGACGCCTTTGGCCAGCACTACTGCGACGAACGCCTGTTTAATGATGAAGTCGATCAGACCGAGCTGTTCGAACAGTGCCAGCGCTACTACGCCAACATCCTGACGCCGTTCAGCCGTCTGGTGACGCCAAAAATTACTGAAATCCTCGGCTTTAACCTGCCGGTCGATATGATTGCCACCTCGCACGGCGTGGTGTGGCGCGATAATCCGACGCAAATCGTTGAGCTGTACCTAAAATGGGCGGCGGATTATCAGGAAGATCGGATCACCATTTTCTACGACACCATGTCGAACAACACCCGCATGATGGCGGATGCCATCGCCCAGGGTATCAACGAAGTGGACCCGAACGTGGCGGTGAAAATCTTTAACGTTGCCCGCAGCGATAAAAACGAGATCCTGACCAACGTCTTCCGCTCAAAAGGCGTGCTGGTGGGGACCTCCACGATGAACAACGTGATGATGCCGAAAATAGCCGGGCTGGTCGAAGAGATCACCGGGCTGCGTTTTCGCAACAAACGCGCCAGCGCTTTCGGCTCTCACGGCTGGAGCGGCGGCGCGGTGGATCGCCTCTCCACCCGTTTGCAGGATGCCGGTCTGGAAATGTCGCTGAGCCTGAAAGCCAAATGGCGTCCGGACCTTGACGCGCTGGAGGTGTGCCGTCAGCACGGTCGCGATATCGCCCGCCAGTGGGCGCTCGCTCCGCTGCCGGAAGCCAGACCGGCGATGGCTCCGCCGCAGGAGACGTGCGCCAGCGCCGCTACCGACCTGGGTCCGTGCATGCAGTGCAGCGTATGCCAGTGGATTTACGATCCGCAAACCGGCGAACCGATGCAGAACGTCGCGCCAGGCACGCCCTGGAGTGACGTGCCGGAGGATTTCCTGTGCCCGGAATGCTCATTGGGTAAAGATGTCTTTGACGCACTGGCGACGGAGGCGGTATGAACCACGGCATAGTGATTATCGGCTCGGGCTTTGCGGCCCGTCAGCTGGTGAAAAATATCCGCAAGCAGGACACCAGCGTACCGTTAACGCTGATCGCGGCGGACAGCATGGACGAGTACAACAAACCGGATCTCAGCCATGTGATCAGCCGGGGTCTGCATGCCGATGAACTGACGCTGCAAACGGCAGGCGAGTTTGCCGAACAGTACGACCTGCGCCTGTTTCCGCATACCCGCGTTACCGATATCGACGCGGCCAATCGCCGGGTGTTGAGTCAGGATCGCCAGTGGCAGTACGACAAGCTGGTGCTGGCGACCGGGGCGGCGGCCTTCGTGCCGCCGGTGCCCGGCCATGAACTGATGCTGACGCTCAATAGCCAGCAGGAGTACCGCGCGGCACAAACCACGCTGCGCGACGCAAAACGGGTGCTGATCGTCGGCAGCGGACTGATCGGCACCGAGCTGGCAATGGATTTTTGCCGCGCGGGCAAGGCGGTGACGCTGATTGACAGCGCCGCCAGCATTCTGGCCTCGCTGATGCCGCCGGAAGTCAGCAGCCGCCTGCAACATCGTTTGACGGAAAGCGATGTGCATCTGCTGCTGAAGTCGCAGCTGGTCTCGCTGGAACAAACGACCAGCGGCATTCGCGCCACCCTCGACCGCCAGCGGGTGATTGAGGTGGATGCGGTGGTTGCCGCGACGGGCCTGCGCCCGGAAACCACTCTCGCACGGCGCGCTGGCATGGCGGTCAACCGCGGGATCGTGGTCAACAGTTCGCTGCAAACCAACGACGCCACGATCTTTGCGCTGGGAGACTGCGCGGAGATTAACGGCATGGTGCTGCCCTTCCTGCAACCCATTATGCTAAGCGCCATGTGCCTGGCGAAGACCCTGATCGCCACGGGCGGCGAGCTGAAGCTTCCGGCGATGCTGGTGAAGGTGAAGACACCGGATCTGCCGCTGCATCTGGCGGGAGAAACCCGGCGTGAGGATTTGCGCTGGCAAATCGCTGTCGATGCGCAGGGGATGGTGGCAAAAGGTATGGATGCGGATGAGCGGCTGCGCGCGTTTGTGGTTAGCGAAGATCGGATGAAAGAGGCGTTTGCCTTGCTCAAAGCGCTGGCCGCATGAGGCATTTTCCCCGCGTTGCAGACTGACCGGAGCGCGGATGCCGGATGGCGGCTGCGCCTTATCCGGCCTACAAACTGCCCCAGCGATGCCGACCGGAAACTTACCGTGCAAGCTGAAACCGCAGGCCTGATAAGCGCAGCGCCATCAGGCATTCCGGCTCAGGCGCCACCGTTGTTTACATCAACCGTGCCGCGGCAACCAGCGCCTGCCCCAGCGCAATACCGCCGTCGCCGGCCGGAAACTGCTGCGGAAAAAGCAGATCAAAGTCAGCGAGATAAAAACCCAGCCGCTTACGCAACAGACGGTTATGCAGCACGCCGCCGCTGAATACCAGCGTGGAAATCCCCCGCCTTTGCGCCTGCTCGCGCATCAGCGAGGCAAACCCCGCAGCCAGCGCGTCGTGAAACGCCCAGGCGCGTTCGGCGGGCGTGGCCTGCCAGTTAAGCCACTGACGCCAGAAGGTAGCTAAATCGAGCCGATTTTCAGTCACAGGCATTGTGACCGGATGCTGAACCGCATCACAGGTCGCGGCCAGCGCCTCCAGCATGCAGGCCGCCTCCCCTTCGTAGCTTAATGCTGTCGATACCTTGCTCAATGAATTCGACGTGCCGCCCGTCCGCAAAGTCTCGCCATCGGACAACGCCGTTACCTCTCCCAGCGCTGCGGCCACTGCATCAAACAGTCGTCCACACGAAGAGGCCAGCGGCGCGTTAAGCCCGCGCGCAATGGCTCTCGCCAGCAGCGGCCAGTTCTGCGCCCGTACCCCCGCCGTTTCCGGATAACGCTCCCACTCCGGAACAAACGCCAGGCACTGCGCCAGCAGATTACGCCACGGCTGACGTGCCGCCAGATCGCCGCCGGGCAGCGCGACGGCAGGCAAACCGCCGAGATGCTCACATTCCCGATAATTTACCCGCAGGCATTCGCCGCCCCATAATGCACCGTTCTCGCCCATGCCGATGCCGTCCAGCGCCAGCGCTATCACATCGCCGCCGTCCAGCGGCCAGCGGTGCTCGGCCAGACAAGCGGCACTATGGGCGTGGTGATGAAGCACCGTTTGATGAGGAAGATCGTGTGCGGCAGCCCACTGCGAAGAGTGATAGCCCGGATGCGCGTCGGCAACCACCGCCTGCGGGGTGAAATCATAGATGGCCTGCATCAGCTGTAGCGACTGCCGCCACTGCGCCTCAACGCCTTCATCCGTGAGGTCGCCAAAATGCTGGCTGAGCACCGCCTGTTCACCACGCACCAGGCAGAAGGTATTTTTAAGATCCGCGCCGAGGCAAAGCAGCGGCGGAACGTCGTGAAAACCCGGCGGTAACGTCAGCGCATCCGGGACGTAACCGCGCGAACGGCGCAGCATCTCCCCGCTCTGGCGCATTACCGAGTCGTCCATCCGCTGCACGATGTCGCGGTTATGCAGTAAAAACCCGTCGGCGATATCCGCTAGATCCGTCAGTGCCTGCGCATTGCTCAGCGCAGGCGGTTTGCCGCTGACGTTTCCGGATGTCATCACCAGCGGGCGGCCCAGCGCCTGCATTAACAGATGCTGGACCGGGTTAGCAGGCAGCATCACGCCCACTTCAGCAAGCCCCGGCGCGATCCCCTCGCACAGGCCGCTCACGCTGTTTTTCTTCATCAGCACAATCGGGGCGGCGGGAGTATGCAGTAGCCGGCTTGCTTCATCAGGTAAGTGGGGTGTATCGGCAATCATCACCGCCAGCGGTTTGGCCGGGCGATGTTTGCGGGCGCGCAGGGTGGCGATGGCGCGGGCGTTGCCCGCATCGCAGGCCAGGTGAAATCCTCCTGTACCTTTGATCGCCACGATACCGCCCGTCTGAAGCTGTTTAATCGCCGCCTGTAGCGCCGCCTCGCGATGCAGCGTTTCGCCTTTGACGCACCACGACAGCCAGGGACCGCACTCTGCGCACGCCACCGGTTGCGCATGAAAGCGACGATCGTTAGGGTTGCGGTACTCCGCCTCGCACTGTGGGCACAGGGGAAAATTCGCCATTACCGTGAAAGGACGATCGTAGGGCATGGCGTGAATAATGGTGAAACGCGGTCCGCAGTGGGTGCAGTTAATAAACGGATAGCGGTAGCGGCGCTCTCGCGGATCGTTCATTTCCGCCAGACACGCCGGACAGGTGGCGGCATCGGGAACAATCTGCGTGCTCATGCTCCCCGCCGCGCTTTGGCGAATAGTAAAATCTACCGGTATAACGTCCCAATGCATTGCCAGGATGTCGGTCCGATCAATACGCGCCAGCGGCGGGCAGTTCTGGTTGAGCTGCGCAAGAAACGCGTCGGCGCTCCCCAACAGCCGCACCACCACGCCAGCGCCGTCATTGCAGACGTCGCCTTTTAGCTGTAGCCGCTGCGCGACCTGCCAGACAAAGGGGCGGAAACCCACCCCCTGGACTTTACCGCGCACCCGGATTTGCACGCCGCTGTGACTCATCGCGCTATGGTTACTCCGTTATTGCTTCGCACAGCCGCCCTTTCATGTTGCTGTAGGTGGTCTGCACGTACTCTTCCGCCTGCCGCTGATCGGCAATCGCCGTCACTTTTACCGCGCAATACTTGGTTTCCGGCGTTTTGGAGATGGGATCCAGATTATCCTGCGTCAGTTCGTTACAGGCACCAATCCACCACTGGTAGGTCATATAGACGCTGCCCTGGTTGATACGCTCGCTGACGCTGGCGCGGGTGATCACTTTACCACGACGGGATTCGACCCACACCAGCTGTCCATCCCGCACGCCCAGCTGTTCTGCGTTAAGCGGATTGATTTGCACAAAACCCGGCTCGTCAGCCAGCGTTTGCAGGGCGGCGCAGTTGCCGGTCATCGAGCGGCAGGAGTAGTGCCCCACTTCACGCACGGTACACAATACCAGCGGATACGCCTCGTCAGGGCGTTCGGCAGGCGCGCGCCACGGGGCAGCAAACAGATGCCCTTTACCGTCCGGCGTGGAGAATTTATTACCTTCATACAGATACGGCGTACCGGGGTGATCCAGCGTTGGACACGGCCACTGAACGTGCCCCATGTCGCCCATTTTTTCATACGTCACGCCGTAGAACAGCGGGCACAGCTCGCGCATTTCGTCCCAGATTTGCTGGTTATTGTCGTAATGCATCGGGTAGCCCATTTCGCTGGCCAGCAGGCTGACAATTTCCCAGTCGCGCTTGACGTTATACTTCGGCTCAATGGCTTTTTCGAAACGCTGGAAGCCGCGATCGGCGCAGGTAAAGACCCCGCCGTGCTCGCCCCACGAGGTCGCGGGCAGCAGCACATCGGCCTGCTCGGCGGTTTTGGTCATAAAGATATCCTGCACCACCACAAAGTCGAGCGCCTCGAAGCCTTTACGCACTAACCCTAAATCAGCTTCGGTCTGAAGCGGATCTTCCCCCATGATGTAGTAAGCTTTGATCTTGCCTTCCAGCGCCAGATGCGGCACCTCGGTGATCCGCACCCCGACCTTATCATCCATTTGATTAACGTCGATGCCCCAGGCGTTGGCGAATTTCGCCCGCACCGCGGGATCGACCACATCCTGATAGCCGGGGAACTGATTGGGTAGCACGCCCATATCGCACGCGCCCTGCACGTTATTCTGCCCGCGGACCGGACCCACGCCGACTTTTTCACGCCCTAAATTGCCGGTCATTAACGCCAGGCTGGACAACCCTTTCACCACATCCACCGCCTGACCAAACTGCGTTACGCCCATCCCCCACATAATAGTGGCGGACGGCGCGGCGGCGTAAGTGCGCATCGCCTGACGGATCTGCTGCGCTGACACGCCGGTCAGATGCTCTACCGCTTCCGGCGCGTAATCCTGCACCTGCTCGCGGTACGCGTCCAGTCCGGTGGTATGACGCGCCACGTATTCTTTATCGTAGAGTTCTTCTTCCAGCAGCACGTAGGCAAACGCATTGACCAGCGCCATATTGCAGCCGTTGTTAATTTGCAGATATTGATCGGCGATGCGCGCGGTTTCAATACGCCGCGGATCGCAAACGATAATTTTGGCCCCGTTCTGTTTGGCTTTTATCACCCGGCGAGCAACGATCGGATGCGAATCGGCGCAGTTGTAGCCGAAAACCAGCAGACAGCGCGAGTTTTCGATATCGCCAATGGAGTTGCTCATGGCACCGTTACCGAGCGTCTCCTGCAATCCGGCGACCGACGGCCCGTGGCACACGCGGGCACAGCAGTCGACATTATTGGTATGCAGCACGCCACGGGCGAATTTCTGCATCACATAGTTGGTTTCGTTTCCGGTGCCGCGCGATGACCCGGTGGTCATAATGGCGCGCGGACCGTATTTTTGCCTGATATCGCTCAACCGTTTCGCGGTATAGCGAATGGCTTCATCCCAGCTTACTGGCGTAAATTTGCCGCCCTTTTCATAGCGGATCATCGGCTGCTTCAGGCGTGGCGTCAGTAGTTTCGTATCGTTCAGAAAATCCCAACCGTAATAGCCCTTCAGACAAAGTTCATGTTGGTTCGTTTTACCGTCCGCCGCTTCCGCGCGGATAATACGATTATTTTTAACAACCAGCTTCAGTTTGCAGCCAGCGCCGCAGTAAGGACATACGCTCGTAATTTTTTTCATCAGTAACAGACCTGTTAAAAGTGAAACGATTGGGATTTAAAATATCAGGGAGGATGCAGTATCCAGCGCCGTGCGACGACGTTTTTCCGCGCTTAACTGCTCAAGTTTATTGCGGTCAACGCAGACCAGCGCGTGCGTTGGGCAGGCAGCCATACAGGCCGGGCCTTCTTCACGATGGTGGCAAAGATCGCATTTGTTGGCCTCGGCTTTCTCCGCGCGCACGTTCAGCGCACTGCCGCTGTTACGCACCACCGGTCGCAAAACCACTTCCATCGCGCCATAAGGGCAGGCGACAACGCAGGTTTTACAGCCGATGCAGCGCTCCTGCATCACGTGAACGAAGCCCTTGTCCCGGCTAATTGCGCCGTTCGGGCAGACGTTGGCACAGGGCGCATCCTCGCACTGGCGGCACAGGGTGGCCGTGGAAACATTGACCCCTTTAATAACGTGAATACGCGGCAGGAAATTTTGCGGCGTCAGGGCCGCCCAATCCTGATCCTGCTGATGGGATACCACGCAGGCGACTTCGCAGGTGCGACAACCAATGCATTTGCTCGCGTCAGCAATGATGAAACGGTTCATCAAACTCTCCAGTAATGGCTGATAACGCGCTGGAGAATGCATAATTCGCGCCAATTATTAAAACATTGATTTTTATATGTATTTAATTAAGAAGCCGCGTTTGGGCGCTGTCATCGACACAAGTGACGATGACAGCTGACGAGCATCAGGCCCCTGGAGCGGGTACGAGAGAGTCGCGCACGATAAGCTCGCCGGGAAAAGTTTGCTGATAATTAAACTCGCCGCCGTCGAGCATAAAAATCAGGCGGCTGATGGTTTCTTTAATCATCTCCGTCACCGGAATTTTGACGCTGGACAGGGAGGGAATAAGATACGGCGCAAACGCGGTATCATCGAAACCCAGTACCGACACCTGCTCCGGCACGCGGACGCCCTGCTGGTGCAGCTGCTTAATCGCGCCGGTTGCCATATCGTCATTACTGGCAACCAGCGCGGAAAACGGCACCTGGCGTGCAAGCAGCGTTTCCACCCCCGCAGCGCCGGTCGCAGGCGTCCATTTACCTTCGACAATCAGCGCGTTACGAATAGCAATCCCGTTCTGACTGAGCGCCTCTTTATAGCCGGCAAGACGTTCAGTGCCGGTCGGCGAATCCAGCGAACCGGTGATAAACGCGATATCACGGTGGCCGAGCGCAATGATATGGGAGACGGCGTGAAAACTTGACGCTTTTTGATCGGACCAGACGCAATGGCTACGGTGACGGCGCAGGCGGCGGTTAATCACCATAATCGGCTGGCTATGGCTCTGAATAATGTCATCCATCTCATCCACGCTCAGAAAACGTGGATAGATAATAATCGCATCGCAGCGCAGGTCGAGCAGGTACTGAATCGCCTCGCGCTCCTCGTCGG
Coding sequences within it:
- the norW gene encoding NADH:flavorubredoxin reductase NorW, whose product is MNHGIVIIGSGFAARQLVKNIRKQDTSVPLTLIAADSMDEYNKPDLSHVISRGLHADELTLQTAGEFAEQYDLRLFPHTRVTDIDAANRRVLSQDRQWQYDKLVLATGAAAFVPPVPGHELMLTLNSQQEYRAAQTTLRDAKRVLIVGSGLIGTELAMDFCRAGKAVTLIDSAASILASLMPPEVSSRLQHRLTESDVHLLLKSQLVSLEQTTSGIRATLDRQRVIEVDAVVAATGLRPETTLARRAGMAVNRGIVVNSSLQTNDATIFALGDCAEINGMVLPFLQPIMLSAMCLAKTLIATGGELKLPAMLVKVKTPDLPLHLAGETRREDLRWQIAVDAQGMVAKGMDADERLRAFVVSEDRMKEAFALLKALAA
- the hydN gene encoding electron transport protein HydN is translated as MNRFIIADASKCIGCRTCEVACVVSHQQDQDWAALTPQNFLPRIHVIKGVNVSTATLCRQCEDAPCANVCPNGAISRDKGFVHVMQERCIGCKTCVVACPYGAMEVVLRPVVRNSGSALNVRAEKAEANKCDLCHHREEGPACMAACPTHALVCVDRNKLEQLSAEKRRRTALDTASSLIF
- the hypF gene encoding carbamoyltransferase HypF, encoding MSHSGVQIRVRGKVQGVGFRPFVWQVAQRLQLKGDVCNDGAGVVVRLLGSADAFLAQLNQNCPPLARIDRTDILAMHWDVIPVDFTIRQSAAGSMSTQIVPDAATCPACLAEMNDPRERRYRYPFINCTHCGPRFTIIHAMPYDRPFTVMANFPLCPQCEAEYRNPNDRRFHAQPVACAECGPWLSWCVKGETLHREAALQAAIKQLQTGGIVAIKGTGGFHLACDAGNARAIATLRARKHRPAKPLAVMIADTPHLPDEASRLLHTPAAPIVLMKKNSVSGLCEGIAPGLAEVGVMLPANPVQHLLMQALGRPLVMTSGNVSGKPPALSNAQALTDLADIADGFLLHNRDIVQRMDDSVMRQSGEMLRRSRGYVPDALTLPPGFHDVPPLLCLGADLKNTFCLVRGEQAVLSQHFGDLTDEGVEAQWRQSLQLMQAIYDFTPQAVVADAHPGYHSSQWAAAHDLPHQTVLHHHAHSAACLAEHRWPLDGGDVIALALDGIGMGENGALWGGECLRVNYRECEHLGGLPAVALPGGDLAARQPWRNLLAQCLAFVPEWERYPETAGVRAQNWPLLARAIARGLNAPLASSCGRLFDAVAAALGEVTALSDGETLRTGGTSNSLSKVSTALSYEGEAACMLEALAATCDAVQHPVTMPVTENRLDLATFWRQWLNWQATPAERAWAFHDALAAGFASLMREQAQRRGISTLVFSGGVLHNRLLRKRLGFYLADFDLLFPQQFPAGDGGIALGQALVAAARLM
- the norV gene encoding anaerobic nitric oxide reductase flavorubredoxin; the encoded protein is MAILVKNNIQWVGQRDWEVRDFHGTEYKTLRGSSYNSYLIQEGKNVLIDTVDHKFSREFVQNLRTKIDLAKIDYIVINHAEEDHAGALTELMSNIPHTPIYCTANAIDSINGHHHHPEWNFNVVKTGDALDIGNGKQLIFVETPMLHWPDSMMTYMTGDAVLFSNDAFGQHYCDERLFNDEVDQTELFEQCQRYYANILTPFSRLVTPKITEILGFNLPVDMIATSHGVVWRDNPTQIVELYLKWAADYQEDRITIFYDTMSNNTRMMADAIAQGINEVDPNVAVKIFNVARSDKNEILTNVFRSKGVLVGTSTMNNVMMPKIAGLVEEITGLRFRNKRASAFGSHGWSGGAVDRLSTRLQDAGLEMSLSLKAKWRPDLDALEVCRQHGRDIARQWALAPLPEARPAMAPPQETCASAATDLGPCMQCSVCQWIYDPQTGEPMQNVAPGTPWSDVPEDFLCPECSLGKDVFDALATEAV
- the norR gene encoding nitric oxide reductase transcriptional regulator NorR, yielding MGFSVEVLAKIAIELQRDIGHQDRFARLIATLRQALGCDASALLRYEAHQFIPLAIDGLAQDVLGRRFALAGHPRLEAIARAGDVVRFPADSDLPDPYDGLIPGQESLKVHACVGLPLFAGQNLIGALTLDGMSADRFDNFSDEELRLIAALVAGALNNALLIAQLESQNVLPGETRGYGQTAGQEMIGLSDNMTQLKKEIAIVAASDLNVLIGGETGTGKELVAKAIHEGSPRGASPLVYLNCAALPESVAESELFGHVKGAFTGAISNRSGKFEMADNGTLFLDEIGELSLALQAKLLRVLQYGDIQRVGDDRSLRVDVRVLAATNRDLREEVLAGRFRADLFHRLSVFPLSVPPLRERGEDVILLAGYFCEQCRARLGLSRVVLSPGARAHLLSYGWPGNVRELEHAIHRAVVLARAATTDEEVVLEAQHFALHDEPAAPAAASVQPPTAGANLRDATERFQRELITRALGQSEGNWAASARLLETDVANLHRLAKRLGLKS
- a CDS encoding LacI family DNA-binding transcriptional regulator, producing MATMLEVAKRAGVSKATVSRVLTGNGYVSQETKDRVFQAIKESGYRPNLLARSLATKSTQTIGLVVTNTLYHGVYFSELLFHAARMTEDKGRRLILADGKHSADEEREAIQYLLDLRCDAIIIYPRFLSVDEMDDIIQSHSQPIMVINRRLRRHRSHCVWSDQKASSFHAVSHIIALGHRDIAFITGSLDSPTGTERLAGYKEALSQNGIAIRNALIVEGKWTPATGAAGVETLLARQVPFSALVASNDDMATGAIKQLHQQGVRVPEQVSVLGFDDTAFAPYLIPSLSSVKIPVTEMIKETISRLIFMLDGGEFNYQQTFPGELIVRDSLVPAPGA
- the fdhF gene encoding formate dehydrogenase subunit alpha, which encodes MKKITSVCPYCGAGCKLKLVVKNNRIIRAEAADGKTNQHELCLKGYYGWDFLNDTKLLTPRLKQPMIRYEKGGKFTPVSWDEAIRYTAKRLSDIRQKYGPRAIMTTGSSRGTGNETNYVMQKFARGVLHTNNVDCCARVCHGPSVAGLQETLGNGAMSNSIGDIENSRCLLVFGYNCADSHPIVARRVIKAKQNGAKIIVCDPRRIETARIADQYLQINNGCNMALVNAFAYVLLEEELYDKEYVARHTTGLDAYREQVQDYAPEAVEHLTGVSAQQIRQAMRTYAAAPSATIMWGMGVTQFGQAVDVVKGLSSLALMTGNLGREKVGVGPVRGQNNVQGACDMGVLPNQFPGYQDVVDPAVRAKFANAWGIDVNQMDDKVGVRITEVPHLALEGKIKAYYIMGEDPLQTEADLGLVRKGFEALDFVVVQDIFMTKTAEQADVLLPATSWGEHGGVFTCADRGFQRFEKAIEPKYNVKRDWEIVSLLASEMGYPMHYDNNQQIWDEMRELCPLFYGVTYEKMGDMGHVQWPCPTLDHPGTPYLYEGNKFSTPDGKGHLFAAPWRAPAERPDEAYPLVLCTVREVGHYSCRSMTGNCAALQTLADEPGFVQINPLNAEQLGVRDGQLVWVESRRGKVITRASVSERINQGSVYMTYQWWIGACNELTQDNLDPISKTPETKYCAVKVTAIADQRQAEEYVQTTYSNMKGRLCEAITE